The DNA sequence TGCCACAGGAGCCAATCTTCCGAGCGCAGGCGCATCTGGCCAATGGCCATTTGCTGCGAAATGAATTTGAACCCGCCGATTCTATCCTTAGAAGATTGTTGCCAGAATTGGATGCGCAGGTATCTGAGGAACAGCTGTTTGTGCTCAATAATGCCATTCAGGTTGCCGGGAATCTCGGGCAAATGGATCGCTTCGATTCCCTGATGACTCGATCCATGTTGATCCAGCCAGATTCCTATGATGATTCCACGCAGTTCTCCTTTATCCTCAAATCCAAATCATTTGTGGAAGTGCAAATGGGCGATTTTGAGGAGGCCATTCAAACTTTGAGGGCTTCTGAGTCCTACTTGTACGGTTTGGGCAAATCGGGCTCCATGAGTCATGCGGACTTGTTGGATTATCTGGGAGATGCCTATTTGCGGGTCTCAAAATTGGATTCTGCACGGGAAGCCTATGAGCGGAGTATGGAATTGACCACGAAATTCGTCGGCGAATCCCATCCCTATGTGTACGAATCAAGGCGAAGCATCGCCAATATCATGGGGCTTCAGGGAGATTCCTTGGGGCAATATGAAGAATTGAATTCCATTGTGCGGGAAATGGAGGCAAACGCCTTGGACAATAGCATGTTTTACGTCAACGCGATCCACAATCTCGGCAATGCAGAACTAGCGCTTGGCAAGGCCCAACAAGCCAAGCAACATGTCCAGAAAAGTTTGTCCATGCTGGAGCAAATGGGCCATCAGGGAATTGCTGTCCCAATCTTCAGATTGTCCCTCGCTCGTGCTGAATTCGAGCTGGGAAACTTCCGGGAATCTCTGGCATCGGTCCACACCGGACAAGCAGCTATGGCGCAAATGGGAGATGCCGACCACTATCTGGTTCAATATCTAGCGGTCATGGAAGGGGGAAACTTGATCAAACTGGATTCGGTGGAAAAGGGGAGAGCGGTCATTGAGGCGACTATTCCCAAGCTTTCCGGGCAAACTCACAATGCCGCTGGGAAATATGAGGCCATCGCAAGAAATTTCCTGAAAGAGGCACCGTAACATTCTGCGACAAGCTCACCCATTGAACAAGGGATCATGAAATGCTGGATAACAGCACCATGATCCCTTTTTTGATCGCCTCATTTTTTTGTCGAGCGATGAGCCTTTTCTGAAAGGAACTGTGTAGGGGGACATAGAACGAAATCCTGCACGATGTCTTTCTTTACCCCAACTCCTTCTTTCAAAGGTTCATGCCGAATGGGACTTGTCTGTATGGGCCTTGTCCTCGCCCCACTTTTTGTGCACTCCGGAGAGGTTCAGGAATCCCTGAAGATTTCCATCCATCGGACCATTGGTCAGCGAGAAACTCGAAAACCAATGCCAATGCCTTTTCCTGCACGAGCGGGAGTATCCGCACAAGTCCAGTTTTAGCGAATGGCTAATTGTCCAGATTCGCCCAGCTCTCAGGAAATTCTGCCAAGGATGGGAATGGCGCATGTCCTCCCTCCCAGACAGCCATCACCCAGAAGTTGGTGGACAGGTCTGCATGAAGTCCGAGCGCCAGATAGTAGGTGTCGGTGATTTCGGAATCGAAGGTCTGGATGTTTCCAAAGCCCGTTACTTCGCCGGAATCGGCAACGACGGCAATACCCAATCCCATGTCCAATTCCGCCTGAGGGCCATAGGTGTACATGGCAAATGCATCATTGGATTGATGGGTATGGAAAGTATCTGCATGGAGATTGACCACACCCGTGAGTACTTCTGTTCCCGCTGGAACGCCTTCCACAGTGATCCGATTGTGAAAACCAGAAATTCCAGCATAGATGGTGATCTCACGCTTTAGGGAAAAATGGGGTTCGACTCCGGCGGTATCCTCATACGTCAAGACCAATTTAGACATCAGCGGACCTTCGTCGAGCACTTCGAAGGTCTCCTTCATGCGATCGCCAATCGGGTAAATGGAATTCCCCGTTTTCAGTGCGACTGCTCCAGCTCCTAGCGAATTGCCCACTTTCAACACATCCATTCCCCAATCTTGGAGGTCGTGGTAGTTTTCCTCCACCCCTACGGAATGCATCACGAGGCCTGCTTGGCGCTTTCCGAAGATGTCAAAGCCATTCCGCTGATCCCAATAGGTACGAAATCCAATCAGGTCATTTTCCCACATAGGGCCTTCCGCCTGATAGATCATCGGCCGAACTGGAGTGATCAGATCCGCAGGTCGTTCTGCCTGCGACAATTCCGTCCACTCGTTGTCGGCTTGACGCATCCCCAAATGAATGCCCGTTCCCCCATGTTCGGTGGGAGAAGTCGTCTGTTCAACGCTCCAATTTGCATCCCAAGGGGCAGCCGTAAGCACGAGGCCGTCGGAAGTGAATTGCCCTGAGAATGTTTCCCCGGAACCAGTCTTGACCAGTACCGTGCCCGGCTTGAGGGTAGATTCCTTGAAGGAGTATGCGTGAAGCTCGCCGTGGGAATAGACGAGATCTGGTTGTTTGCTATCGGTGGATGGAG is a window from the Pontibacter sp. G13 genome containing:
- a CDS encoding DUF4861 family protein; its protein translation is MNRIFYLLACLPMLVVSCQGPPSTDSKQPDLVYSHGELHAYSFKESTLKPGTVLVKTGSGETFSGQFTSDGLVLTAAPWDANWSVEQTTSPTEHGGTGIHLGMRQADNEWTELSQAERPADLITPVRPMIYQAEGPMWENDLIGFRTYWDQRNGFDIFGKRQAGLVMHSVGVEENYHDLQDWGMDVLKVGNSLGAGAVALKTGNSIYPIGDRMKETFEVLDEGPLMSKLVLTYEDTAGVEPHFSLKREITIYAGISGFHNRITVEGVPAGTEVLTGVVNLHADTFHTHQSNDAFAMYTYGPQAELDMGLGIAVVADSGEVTGFGNIQTFDSEITDTYYLALGLHADLSTNFWVMAVWEGGHAPFPSLAEFPESWANLDN